One segment of Sulfobacillus thermosulfidooxidans DSM 9293 DNA contains the following:
- a CDS encoding LysR family transcriptional regulator, whose amino-acid sequence MTDEDLHIFRTIAMTGNLSRAAVLLQTSQPTISRHLQHLERELGTTLMDRSSGSIQLTPQGLQVLEFAQRVLGEWDALKQSFHQQKPISGFIEVASSTVPAKILVLPAVASFLHQYPHIHVHVSIMNSQNVFHAIDEDRVAMGFVGLEPPSKSWHTELIGRDEVILVVPNLPQYEKWPTSIPLKDLAQLPFVQRKEGSGTHLTAIKALRERGFEQNWRVVCEVDSHEALIETVATGIGVGFASRQIAAMMSTRQVRMVSVEGGPILRHLYLIHKQDAENNKVSDLFLGHLKAQYNILTRA is encoded by the coding sequence ATGACTGATGAGGATCTGCATATTTTTCGCACGATTGCGATGACAGGAAATTTATCCCGCGCTGCTGTGCTTTTGCAAACGAGTCAACCTACGATTTCTCGTCATTTACAGCATCTTGAAAGAGAATTGGGTACGACGTTAATGGATCGTTCTAGTGGATCTATTCAGCTGACTCCTCAAGGATTGCAAGTGTTAGAGTTTGCGCAACGTGTTCTTGGAGAATGGGACGCCTTAAAACAATCTTTTCATCAACAAAAGCCGATTAGCGGATTCATTGAGGTTGCCTCCAGTACAGTGCCAGCGAAAATCCTGGTGTTGCCGGCGGTGGCAAGTTTTCTTCATCAATATCCTCACATTCATGTCCACGTGTCCATTATGAATTCCCAGAACGTTTTCCACGCGATTGATGAGGATCGTGTTGCAATGGGTTTTGTCGGACTTGAGCCGCCATCTAAATCGTGGCATACCGAATTGATCGGCCGTGACGAAGTGATTCTGGTCGTTCCGAATTTGCCGCAATATGAGAAGTGGCCAACATCCATTCCCTTAAAAGATCTGGCACAATTACCTTTTGTTCAGCGTAAAGAAGGCTCGGGCACACACCTGACGGCCATTAAGGCGCTGCGGGAGCGAGGATTTGAACAGAACTGGCGCGTTGTCTGCGAGGTGGATTCTCACGAAGCCTTGATTGAAACGGTGGCTACCGGGATTGGAGTCGGTTTTGCGTCCCGGCAAATCGCAGCGATGATGAGCACTCGCCAAGTGAGAATGGTGTCTGTGGAAGGTGGACCGATTTTGCGTCATTTATACTTGATCCACAAACAGGACGCCGAGAACAATAAGGTTTCTGACCTATTTCTTGGTCATCTTAAAGCACAATATAACATCTTGACACGCGCATGA
- a CDS encoding WD40/YVTN/BNR-like repeat-containing protein: MKNGQALILFGISFIMLAACGTKPSMSQPLSLSLKPFRVNQETASIRPVLASATLSLSSVQFFTARYGDATGVIGQYDGVLQTTNGGYSWKRLYTRPVITHLNMLNSQEGWLTTCSHTGCSDANQLMKTVNGGKTWQLIYQAGPDISLGIPDFVSTTTGYMVETNQQTMRSDLMRTNNGGQSWVALNSPLHTPGVVTNAVDFLTPHTGWLLVGQQMGAGAETKALYHTHNGGQSWQLIASTGSLSTPSPHPPIPLGGYVDSEGTGLLFLNDASGYLPLVRGPILMTRDEGRQFTPVWTSIFTPSQQTVLSLSFPSPTTWFLLSSFQGMNTLWRTRDRGKIWSVIYPPLTPNGPIAWTSHQIGVGISTQGYQSDLLITHNGGMSWSVQHKFSTLAGTPYWGPDHSLWMTTAQGSLWYSLNHGYTFSRVKVLPHDHIQTLAANAHTILAAVKTSHGLVPMRLEYPMRPGSKIHWQILNWPVSPQWIAEPSAHDIWAIGTNRAQSQAFARFHQSHPNPKAIARYTMQHPLALSLYHRNKNGQWVLYELPPNIFALNRPQGLFFPSTQMGYFWTADQIFVTDNGGQSWTLILSPQDHPISFVDFISSSEAWINFENGFHAWFVISLKNHSH, from the coding sequence ATGAAAAATGGCCAGGCCCTGATTCTTTTTGGTATCAGTTTCATCATGTTGGCCGCATGCGGCACAAAGCCATCGATGTCTCAACCATTATCGCTCTCGCTCAAGCCATTTCGTGTCAATCAAGAGACCGCAAGTATACGGCCAGTCCTGGCATCCGCGACACTTTCCCTCTCTTCGGTGCAGTTTTTTACGGCCCGATACGGCGACGCCACTGGGGTCATTGGCCAGTACGACGGGGTGCTTCAAACCACAAACGGGGGATATAGCTGGAAACGGCTCTATACTCGCCCCGTTATTACCCACCTGAATATGCTTAATTCCCAAGAAGGTTGGTTAACTACGTGTTCTCACACCGGATGTTCTGATGCCAATCAATTAATGAAAACGGTAAACGGTGGAAAAACCTGGCAACTCATTTATCAGGCTGGGCCTGATATCAGTTTAGGCATTCCTGATTTCGTTTCAACCACCACCGGATATATGGTTGAAACGAATCAACAGACCATGCGATCAGATTTAATGCGAACGAACAATGGAGGCCAGAGTTGGGTTGCCCTCAATTCGCCATTACACACCCCAGGAGTCGTGACAAATGCCGTGGATTTTCTGACACCTCACACGGGGTGGCTCCTGGTTGGCCAGCAAATGGGAGCTGGAGCCGAAACGAAAGCATTATATCACACCCACAATGGAGGCCAAAGCTGGCAGTTAATAGCCAGCACAGGTTCGCTATCCACACCTTCACCACATCCTCCCATTCCTTTAGGAGGCTATGTGGACAGTGAAGGGACTGGTCTTCTCTTCCTCAATGATGCGAGCGGATATTTGCCATTAGTCCGTGGGCCGATCTTGATGACGAGGGATGAAGGTCGCCAATTTACACCGGTTTGGACGAGCATATTCACACCCAGTCAGCAAACAGTTCTGTCGTTATCATTTCCCTCCCCCACAACCTGGTTCCTGCTTTCCTCTTTTCAAGGCATGAATACGCTGTGGCGCACTCGCGATAGAGGGAAAATTTGGTCCGTCATTTATCCTCCGTTAACGCCCAATGGTCCCATAGCATGGACGTCCCATCAGATAGGTGTAGGCATTAGCACCCAGGGTTATCAATCCGATCTTTTAATCACCCATAATGGCGGCATGTCATGGTCGGTTCAACACAAATTTTCTACGCTGGCGGGAACTCCATATTGGGGACCGGATCATAGTTTATGGATGACAACTGCCCAGGGTTCTTTATGGTATAGTCTCAATCACGGATACACGTTTTCACGCGTCAAGGTTTTGCCTCATGATCACATTCAGACACTCGCCGCGAATGCTCATACCATCTTAGCCGCAGTGAAGACGTCTCACGGCCTTGTTCCCATGCGTCTTGAATACCCAATGCGTCCTGGTTCCAAAATTCACTGGCAGATTTTGAACTGGCCCGTAAGTCCGCAGTGGATCGCTGAGCCTAGTGCCCATGATATTTGGGCAATAGGTACGAACAGAGCGCAGTCACAAGCATTCGCCCGGTTTCATCAGTCCCATCCGAATCCCAAAGCAATTGCCCGCTATACCATGCAGCATCCCCTCGCTTTATCTCTCTATCATAGGAATAAAAATGGCCAGTGGGTTCTTTATGAACTGCCCCCAAATATTTTTGCATTGAATCGGCCACAAGGCCTGTTTTTCCCCTCCACCCAAATGGGGTACTTTTGGACAGCCGATCAAATCTTTGTCACAGACAACGGCGGACAGAGCTGGACTCTAATTCTTTCTCCACAAGACCACCCCATATCGTTCGTCGATTTCATATCGTCTTCTGAAGCTTGGATTAACTTTGAAAACGGCTTCCATGCATGGTTTGTGATATCCCTAAAAAATCATTCCCATTAG
- a CDS encoding thioredoxin family protein, which yields MFWDISQEVAQLTPLFSVATVDKAPELEPGHETGQSITGPIGILADKQHQETGIRYVGIPSGLEFGTFLEDIKALSTHHETLSEKTQETLKQLGQPVHIQVFTTPTCRWCPRAVRLAHDMSLIQPHITDDLIDSGTFNELAARHDVSSVPKSIFNGHVEILGAVPENEYLKGILNAALH from the coding sequence GTGTTTTGGGATATTTCGCAAGAAGTCGCCCAACTGACCCCGCTTTTCTCCGTGGCTACAGTGGATAAGGCTCCGGAACTGGAACCCGGACATGAGACAGGGCAGAGTATCACGGGTCCCATTGGCATATTGGCGGATAAACAGCATCAAGAAACGGGTATTCGCTATGTTGGGATTCCGAGTGGCCTAGAATTTGGCACGTTTTTAGAAGACATCAAGGCTCTTTCTACCCATCACGAAACGCTTAGCGAAAAAACTCAAGAAACGCTTAAACAACTCGGTCAACCTGTCCATATTCAGGTCTTTACCACACCAACGTGCCGGTGGTGTCCCAGGGCAGTCCGACTGGCCCATGATATGTCCCTCATTCAACCTCACATTACCGATGATCTCATCGATTCCGGCACCTTCAACGAGCTTGCAGCCCGCCACGACGTCTCCAGTGTGCCCAAATCCATTTTCAATGGTCATGTAGAAATTTTGGGAGCCGTTCCCGAAAATGAGTACCTTAAAGGGATTTTGAATGCCGCGTTGCACTAA
- the pdxA gene encoding 4-hydroxythreonine-4-phosphate dehydrogenase PdxA, translated as MDQLTMRPIRVGITMGDPAGIGPEIIIKALTDHSHYDGMIPIIYGDPLVFNETLARVKSPLQLRVIEDAVSAKGHYGTLEIVPTSNVESTPKLGEVHPKAGDMAVKAITAAIQSALHGEIDAINTAPINKEAVRKAGYHYPGHTEMLAELFSAHHVVTMFVVGNLRVFFLTRHHPLKDAIRLLTIEQVYDGIQQGIKYLVELGFEQPVLAVAALNPHAGENGLIGTEEQEILIPAIKKAQQDGLSVEGPIPADAVFYQARMGRYHGVLSLYHDQGHIATKTLDFNGTVSVTLGLPVIRTSVDHGTAFDIAGQGIADAHGQSEALRVAKELTLLKQSRN; from the coding sequence ATGGACCAGTTGACAATGCGTCCCATACGGGTCGGCATCACGATGGGCGATCCCGCAGGGATCGGGCCCGAAATTATTATTAAAGCCTTAACCGATCATTCGCATTATGATGGGATGATTCCTATAATTTATGGTGATCCCTTAGTGTTTAATGAAACCTTAGCACGGGTAAAAAGTCCCTTGCAATTACGCGTCATCGAAGATGCTGTTTCCGCCAAAGGCCATTACGGGACCTTAGAGATTGTGCCAACGTCTAATGTGGAGTCAACACCTAAGTTAGGAGAGGTTCACCCCAAAGCCGGAGATATGGCGGTTAAAGCCATTACCGCCGCCATTCAATCAGCATTACACGGGGAGATCGACGCGATCAATACGGCGCCGATTAACAAGGAGGCCGTGCGTAAAGCCGGCTACCACTATCCTGGGCACACGGAGATGCTGGCCGAACTGTTTTCTGCCCACCATGTGGTGACCATGTTTGTGGTGGGTAATCTTCGCGTGTTCTTTTTAACCCGGCATCATCCTCTTAAAGATGCGATACGGCTTTTAACCATTGAACAGGTCTACGACGGTATTCAACAAGGAATCAAATACCTGGTGGAATTGGGATTTGAACAACCCGTATTAGCCGTCGCCGCGTTAAATCCTCACGCGGGAGAAAACGGGTTAATTGGAACGGAAGAACAAGAGATCTTAATCCCCGCCATTAAAAAAGCACAACAAGATGGTCTTAGCGTTGAAGGACCCATTCCGGCCGATGCCGTCTTCTATCAGGCCCGCATGGGTCGTTACCACGGAGTGTTATCCCTTTACCATGACCAAGGCCATATTGCTACCAAAACCTTAGATTTCAACGGCACGGTTAGTGTCACATTAGGCTTGCCTGTGATACGGACGTCAGTTGACCACGGTACGGCCTTCGACATTGCGGGACAGGGCATTGCCGATGCTCATGGACAATCAGAAGCGCTTCGGGTCGCCAAAGAATTAACCCTATTAAAGCAATCCCGCAATTAA
- a CDS encoding four-carbon acid sugar kinase family protein, with protein MPEIVVFADDLTGANASAGALAEGLGRPIRVYHDLPAHPHGPFVLNTQSRETPSQSGLVTKWARELWEHGYRHFDKRIDTTLRGPCPLELQLLIKALPVHPFVAVIAAYPRAGRTTKQGRQYLYGRPLRESLPELTTDVLVDYLFEGDHRVHIVSRQERELASTTWVKELITSYSTVIFDAESEDDLYHIASLLKQMRGYLSAPLVTVSSGSIFPYYMTSPPTTTAIIMGSPTPTNIRQVHYIQNHIPVQEISLESSPYSHQPQCPIIVLHSGLEPLKDTERQPISQYLAERALNHLTALQESGWIPERFIVTGGEMAQTFLIKAQALVVHNHRLLAPLVSQGIIEGGIFDRVELITKGGLVGEDSLLYLLSISPTLTTQRYLTRKISKRSV; from the coding sequence ATGCCAGAAATCGTGGTCTTTGCCGATGACTTAACAGGGGCTAATGCCTCGGCGGGTGCACTTGCTGAGGGGCTCGGCAGACCTATTCGAGTCTATCATGATTTGCCAGCCCATCCCCACGGTCCTTTCGTGTTAAATACCCAAAGCCGCGAAACTCCTTCACAAAGTGGGCTGGTAACAAAATGGGCCCGGGAACTGTGGGAACACGGCTATCGTCATTTTGATAAACGCATTGATACCACTTTACGAGGACCATGTCCTTTAGAATTACAACTCCTCATAAAGGCACTGCCGGTACACCCCTTTGTTGCGGTTATTGCAGCATATCCAAGGGCAGGACGCACAACAAAGCAAGGTCGTCAATATCTTTATGGGCGTCCTTTACGGGAATCGCTACCTGAACTAACAACCGACGTTTTAGTGGACTATCTTTTTGAGGGAGACCATAGAGTGCATATTGTCAGTCGACAAGAACGAGAGCTAGCAAGTACAACATGGGTTAAGGAGCTTATCACATCCTATTCCACGGTCATTTTTGATGCGGAGTCTGAAGATGACCTGTACCACATTGCGTCTCTTCTCAAGCAGATGCGTGGTTATCTTTCGGCCCCTCTGGTAACTGTTAGCAGCGGAAGCATTTTTCCCTATTATATGACGAGTCCTCCAACAACCACCGCTATCATCATGGGCAGTCCCACGCCCACCAATATCCGTCAAGTCCACTACATCCAAAACCATATTCCTGTTCAGGAGATTTCTCTAGAAAGTTCCCCTTATTCTCACCAACCCCAATGTCCCATTATTGTCTTACACTCGGGTCTTGAACCGCTCAAGGACACCGAGCGCCAACCGATCAGTCAATATTTAGCGGAGCGTGCGCTGAACCACCTCACCGCGTTACAAGAAAGCGGATGGATTCCTGAACGCTTCATTGTTACTGGCGGGGAAATGGCACAAACGTTTTTGATCAAAGCCCAAGCCCTGGTCGTGCATAATCATAGGCTCCTCGCCCCCTTGGTTTCCCAAGGCATTATTGAGGGCGGGATCTTCGACCGCGTTGAACTCATCACCAAAGGCGGGCTCGTGGGAGAAGATAGTCTGTTATACCTGTTATCCATCAGTCCCACATTAACGACACAAAGATATTTGACAAGGAAAATCAGCAAAAGGAGCGTTTGA
- a CDS encoding DeoR/GlpR family DNA-binding transcription regulator, with product MNQDLRRARIVDIIMKNSAVKVEELAHELHASLATIRRDLTYLEKQGQILRTFGGAVSVPSSTELSLQKRALTHLEAKNRIAQASLPLLLTSQSVILDAGTTTGCLARLIPNDVSLTVITNGLNILMDLAYQDQIDLIALGGSLRHLNQAFIGDSAIMQLQTYHVDTCFLGAFGLDPGVGLTSPTAPQAYLKRKMAEAANKVYILADSSKFSVSFPHVTPLPHGVTVITEKAVDSTTAKKFHDRHWNIVSAAEFVDANHEGSA from the coding sequence ATGAATCAAGACCTGAGACGGGCACGCATTGTGGACATAATCATGAAGAATTCGGCAGTCAAAGTTGAGGAACTGGCGCACGAATTACACGCTTCGTTAGCCACTATTCGCCGCGATTTGACATATCTCGAAAAGCAAGGGCAGATTCTGCGCACATTTGGAGGAGCCGTATCAGTGCCTTCATCCACGGAGTTGAGTTTGCAGAAACGAGCTTTAACTCATCTCGAGGCCAAAAACCGCATTGCCCAAGCATCCCTACCGCTATTGCTAACGTCGCAAAGTGTCATATTAGATGCAGGAACAACCACAGGATGTTTAGCGCGCTTAATTCCGAACGATGTGTCTTTGACGGTGATTACTAATGGACTCAATATCCTCATGGATTTGGCTTATCAAGACCAAATCGATTTGATTGCATTAGGAGGAAGTTTGCGCCATCTCAATCAAGCGTTTATTGGTGATAGCGCCATTATGCAGTTACAAACCTATCATGTCGATACCTGCTTTTTGGGGGCTTTTGGACTTGATCCCGGGGTCGGTCTCACCTCACCCACAGCACCCCAAGCGTATTTAAAACGAAAAATGGCGGAAGCAGCCAACAAAGTGTATATCCTCGCCGATAGCAGCAAATTTTCGGTCAGCTTTCCGCATGTGACCCCTTTACCCCATGGCGTAACCGTGATAACGGAAAAAGCCGTCGATAGCACTACCGCCAAAAAATTTCATGATAGGCACTGGAACATTGTTTCAGCCGCTGAGTTCGTCGATGCGAATCACGAAGGTTCTGCGTAA
- a CDS encoding MFS transporter yields the protein MTNTVNVTSSPGRTRWRRIIPVAFLMYTIAYMDRINVGFGFDGMEKGLHISASTAGLAGGIFFFGYLFLQIPGGYIASKFSAKKFVFASLLVWGVFAVLTGLVQNKTELLVVRFLLGVAEGGVWPATLVLLSHWFPQDERARANMYWMFCLPAAAIIMAPLSGLIVQHLSWRYLFVLEGIPPFIWAIVWWIFIDDSPDTASFISPEERAYLQKKFQEDRAAAQDVSPSWKKAFTNPKVWLLVGIYFLVQVGFYGFALWLPTVIKNLTKTGFTETGLVTALPYLAALIVMWINANHSDKTGERKAHVALPLIFGGLALLGSTLTTQNILVSLIFLILTEAFMLPYIGVFWTLPPLLVTAEGLGPTMGLINGIGNLGGFFGPFIVGALITATHSTFAGLVTLTGVLIVAGLLVFSLPVHTPHVGKVTTKPVLH from the coding sequence ATGACCAACACGGTTAACGTAACCTCGTCACCGGGACGCACTCGATGGCGCCGAATTATTCCTGTTGCGTTTTTAATGTATACCATCGCCTACATGGACCGCATCAATGTCGGATTTGGTTTTGACGGGATGGAAAAAGGTCTTCATATCTCCGCATCCACCGCAGGACTTGCCGGAGGTATTTTCTTTTTTGGTTATCTGTTTTTGCAGATTCCCGGTGGCTATATTGCGTCAAAATTTAGTGCCAAAAAGTTCGTGTTTGCTTCTCTGTTAGTTTGGGGTGTCTTCGCTGTCCTCACGGGTCTCGTGCAAAACAAAACCGAACTGCTTGTGGTGCGCTTTTTATTAGGGGTAGCAGAAGGTGGAGTGTGGCCCGCGACCCTTGTTCTTCTTTCGCATTGGTTTCCTCAAGACGAAAGAGCTCGAGCAAATATGTACTGGATGTTTTGTTTACCCGCTGCCGCGATTATTATGGCCCCTTTATCCGGTCTCATTGTGCAACATCTATCGTGGCGTTATCTTTTTGTTTTAGAAGGCATTCCCCCTTTTATCTGGGCTATCGTGTGGTGGATCTTTATTGATGACTCTCCCGACACTGCATCTTTTATCAGTCCGGAAGAACGCGCTTACCTCCAAAAGAAATTTCAAGAAGACCGGGCAGCAGCCCAAGATGTTTCACCCAGTTGGAAAAAAGCCTTTACCAATCCTAAAGTCTGGTTATTGGTGGGAATTTATTTCTTGGTTCAAGTCGGCTTTTATGGATTTGCTTTATGGCTACCCACAGTGATCAAGAATTTAACCAAGACAGGATTTACCGAAACAGGCCTGGTCACAGCCCTGCCTTATTTAGCCGCGTTGATTGTAATGTGGATTAATGCCAATCATTCGGATAAAACAGGCGAGCGCAAAGCACACGTTGCCTTACCACTCATTTTTGGCGGGTTAGCATTATTAGGATCGACGTTAACCACCCAAAACATTCTCGTCTCATTAATCTTCCTCATTCTGACCGAAGCATTTATGTTGCCGTATATCGGTGTGTTTTGGACCCTCCCTCCCCTGTTAGTCACAGCTGAAGGACTGGGACCTACAATGGGACTGATTAATGGCATTGGCAATCTAGGAGGGTTTTTTGGTCCCTTTATCGTAGGTGCATTAATTACGGCCACCCACTCCACATTTGCAGGACTGGTCACGTTAACTGGGGTGTTAATTGTGGCGGGACTTTTGGTCTTTTCATTACCCGTTCATACACCGCATGTAGGCAAAGTCACAACTAAACCTGTTCTCCATTAA
- a CDS encoding class I SAM-dependent methyltransferase, giving the protein MSHQFSDPAFLREAYGTEEGLAIRIEAQKRYNLQPRNIFDLMTEHAMTLVCPQSILDIGAGTGAWYPWIRNYAGTFCQYEAVDQAPAMVTYLETKLKSDPFSKVSTAGVATLSYAPESFDWVGMHFMLYHVPNIAGALKTAWQLLRPGGLLLTATNGAKSYPEMIRYHETAVKTLSLPYTPDIRGDRFSLRNGADFFPRPPQKVEMVGGLRFPTLAAYLAYYGSGFCWSGVPVQYHRPEIRSQLLEIMAELVRVHFENDGCLTLSQTSGYFWIQKDS; this is encoded by the coding sequence ATGTCCCATCAATTTTCGGATCCCGCATTTCTTCGGGAAGCCTATGGTACCGAAGAAGGCCTTGCGATTCGGATTGAGGCGCAAAAGCGATATAATCTCCAGCCTCGCAATATTTTTGACTTAATGACTGAACATGCCATGACACTTGTTTGTCCGCAAAGCATACTAGATATTGGCGCCGGAACCGGAGCATGGTACCCATGGATTAGGAATTATGCCGGGACTTTCTGTCAATATGAAGCCGTCGATCAAGCACCAGCTATGGTGACCTATCTTGAAACGAAATTGAAAAGCGACCCATTCAGTAAAGTGTCCACCGCAGGTGTAGCCACTCTTTCTTATGCCCCCGAATCTTTTGACTGGGTCGGAATGCATTTTATGTTGTATCATGTTCCCAATATTGCGGGTGCCCTGAAAACAGCATGGCAGCTCTTACGCCCTGGCGGTCTACTCTTAACCGCAACTAATGGAGCCAAGAGTTACCCAGAAATGATTCGATATCATGAAACCGCGGTCAAGACATTATCGCTACCCTATACCCCTGATATCCGTGGTGACCGGTTTTCGTTGCGAAATGGTGCCGACTTTTTCCCGCGGCCGCCCCAAAAAGTCGAAATGGTAGGGGGCCTTCGTTTTCCCACTCTTGCCGCTTATTTAGCATACTATGGTTCAGGATTTTGTTGGAGTGGTGTTCCCGTCCAGTATCACCGACCCGAAATTCGTAGCCAGTTGCTTGAGATTATGGCCGAATTAGTGCGAGTTCATTTCGAAAATGACGGATGTCTCACATTGTCACAAACTAGCGGATATTTTTGGATACAAAAAGATTCATAG
- a CDS encoding ABC transporter substrate-binding protein: MISKQKMAALSAAVLLPSLLAGCGAAAENSGVSAATNQPLVIVQSPEGTYSENFNPFSSGALNGTLGPIYQTLFYFNLIGTNSVPLLATSYAWSNNATTLTVNLRHGVQWSNGQPFTSSDVVYTFNLLHQDPALDANGIWKSLVAVQANGKYQVVFRFSKPSIGSQWWILGQTYILPKKIWSQIKNPATYTNANPVGTGPYLLHSFSPQEYTFTANPHYWGGEPKVHTLEFPAYTSNDSADLALASGNIDWAGIFIPNAKQVYESRNPANNHFWFPPVNIVMLYTNLKNPLLAQLPVREAISYAINREKLYKVGEYGYEPPASPTGLVLPNNQAWLAPNLPQKDLAFQYDPQKSIQILQQAGFKKNSQGIFVSPAGQPLSFTLNVVAGWTDWDTDCSLIAQELGKVGIQIHVNQEQFGAYYSAFTNGTYQLGISWTDPGPTPYYLYSALLSSNSSANWEGWNNTQTNNALQAYQSAETINQQKQDIYPLEKIMATDLPSIPLVEGATWYEYNTKNFTGWPTPQNPYVEPAPYYYPSMGIILTHLRPKG, encoded by the coding sequence ATGATTAGCAAACAGAAAATGGCGGCTCTTAGTGCTGCTGTTCTCTTGCCTTCACTACTTGCTGGATGTGGTGCTGCAGCCGAAAATAGTGGAGTTTCAGCCGCAACTAATCAACCGCTCGTTATCGTACAATCTCCAGAAGGAACATATTCAGAAAATTTTAACCCATTTTCTTCTGGTGCGTTGAATGGGACTTTAGGACCTATATATCAGACATTGTTTTATTTTAATTTAATAGGAACAAATTCCGTTCCGTTGTTAGCTACGAGTTATGCGTGGTCGAATAATGCAACAACTTTGACCGTAAATTTGCGTCATGGAGTCCAATGGTCAAACGGACAGCCGTTTACATCTTCCGATGTTGTTTATACATTTAATCTTCTTCATCAGGATCCAGCTCTAGATGCTAACGGCATTTGGAAGAGTCTAGTTGCTGTTCAAGCGAATGGTAAATATCAAGTTGTTTTCCGATTTTCTAAGCCGTCTATTGGATCGCAATGGTGGATTTTAGGCCAAACTTATATTCTTCCCAAAAAGATTTGGAGCCAAATAAAAAACCCAGCTACTTATACTAATGCCAATCCTGTCGGAACAGGACCATACCTGTTGCATTCGTTTAGTCCGCAAGAATATACGTTTACGGCTAATCCCCATTACTGGGGTGGGGAACCTAAAGTGCATACTCTTGAATTTCCAGCCTATACCAGTAATGATAGTGCCGATCTTGCGCTAGCGTCCGGAAACATTGATTGGGCTGGAATTTTTATTCCCAATGCCAAGCAAGTCTATGAAAGTCGTAATCCCGCCAATAATCATTTTTGGTTTCCGCCCGTTAACATCGTGATGTTATACACCAATTTGAAGAATCCATTACTTGCTCAGTTGCCTGTGAGAGAAGCTATCAGTTATGCCATAAATCGTGAGAAACTTTATAAAGTGGGAGAATATGGATATGAGCCACCTGCGAGCCCAACGGGTTTGGTTTTGCCCAACAATCAGGCCTGGCTCGCCCCCAATTTACCACAAAAGGATTTGGCATTTCAGTATGATCCGCAAAAGAGTATTCAGATTCTCCAACAAGCCGGATTCAAGAAAAATTCACAAGGAATATTCGTTTCTCCAGCTGGCCAACCCTTATCGTTCACGTTGAATGTTGTTGCGGGGTGGACGGATTGGGATACTGATTGTTCACTTATCGCTCAAGAGTTGGGTAAAGTCGGTATTCAAATTCATGTCAATCAAGAACAATTCGGTGCTTATTATTCCGCCTTTACCAATGGAACTTATCAGTTAGGGATCTCCTGGACTGATCCCGGCCCTACTCCCTATTACCTGTATTCGGCGTTGCTTTCCTCCAATTCTTCCGCCAATTGGGAAGGTTGGAATAATACGCAAACTAACAATGCGTTACAAGCTTATCAAAGTGCCGAAACAATCAATCAGCAAAAGCAGGATATTTATCCGCTAGAAAAAATCATGGCTACGGATTTGCCTTCTATTCCTCTGGTCGAGGGGGCAACGTGGTATGAATACAACACCAAGAATTTTACGGGATGGCCGACACCACAAAACCCCTATGTGGAACCTGCTCCTTATTACTATCCTTCAATGGGCATTATATTGACGCATCTTCGACCAAAAGGTTAG